Proteins from a single region of Parasedimentitalea psychrophila:
- a CDS encoding alpha/beta fold hydrolase yields MLTASGNLCRASRAARATWRGSENCGPEDGGLDASGLAGLGLNGPAQARIAQSLTQLRQQQNREMVPEILPTADLSRKLMCRTVQCGVGLQATYGLMIEALDFCWSSRAEEMLSATFALHRQEIQLLAGLLGGKALSDMASPTPGGIASLNAQLQTIVAKSGAPGLAEMFRLFCFLIAEVSSDVRIARGEVAPAEGEIEISDNNMQFFKLGAETGQPVIFLHGLVDGIAGVQRLQSQFRTGGFRVYAPLRCGYGQSGPVPPVECGIDVFIDQLESLIERENLRRPILLGHRGGAAFTHIAARRLRDRVAGAVIVSGVTPVRKMRELSALPGYSRMIVSAAAYGPGLMPLAVKLWARSVRRNGPMTLLRQKSRPAAKRADCHSDPQLAALLQASHDLTLHQGGAGLIADAHWVVSDWCRHIDGHSAPVVYLHGDDDQVTSVERLQQAMGGRKNVQVRLCRDGGSMLLYSRPELVLAALEELAGT; encoded by the coding sequence TTGTTAACTGCCTCTGGCAACCTGTGCCGGGCCAGTCGGGCGGCGCGAGCCACCTGGCGTGGCAGCGAAAATTGCGGCCCGGAGGATGGCGGGCTGGACGCTAGCGGGCTGGCGGGTCTTGGTCTAAATGGCCCGGCGCAGGCCCGGATCGCGCAAAGTCTGACCCAACTCAGGCAGCAGCAAAACCGGGAGATGGTCCCGGAAATCTTGCCGACCGCGGATTTGTCGCGCAAATTGATGTGCCGGACCGTGCAGTGCGGCGTCGGCTTGCAGGCCACCTATGGTTTGATGATTGAAGCTCTTGATTTTTGCTGGTCCAGCCGCGCGGAGGAAATGCTGTCGGCGACCTTTGCTCTGCACCGGCAGGAAATTCAGCTGCTGGCGGGGCTTCTGGGTGGTAAAGCTCTGAGTGATATGGCCAGCCCGACCCCTGGCGGAATTGCCAGTCTCAATGCGCAATTGCAGACCATCGTGGCCAAGTCCGGGGCACCAGGCCTTGCTGAAATGTTTCGGCTGTTCTGTTTTTTGATCGCCGAAGTCTCCTCGGACGTGAGGATCGCCAGGGGCGAGGTCGCCCCCGCCGAGGGCGAGATTGAAATTTCTGACAACAACATGCAGTTTTTCAAACTGGGCGCGGAAACCGGGCAGCCGGTCATTTTCCTGCATGGGCTGGTGGATGGGATCGCCGGGGTGCAGCGGCTTCAGTCTCAGTTTAGAACCGGTGGGTTCCGGGTCTATGCACCGCTGCGATGTGGATACGGTCAATCTGGCCCGGTGCCGCCGGTTGAATGCGGAATTGATGTGTTCATTGATCAGCTGGAATCCCTGATCGAGCGCGAGAACCTGCGACGGCCTATCCTGTTGGGGCATCGGGGGGGGGCTGCATTTACCCATATCGCCGCCCGCCGCCTGCGTGACAGGGTGGCCGGGGCTGTCATCGTCTCGGGGGTAACCCCGGTGCGGAAAATGAGAGAATTATCGGCGCTGCCAGGGTATTCTAGGATGATTGTGTCGGCTGCGGCTTATGGCCCGGGACTGATGCCGTTGGCGGTCAAGCTCTGGGCGCGATCCGTTCGCCGGAATGGGCCGATGACCCTGTTGAGACAGAAATCGCGGCCTGCCGCCAAACGGGCGGATTGCCACAGTGATCCCCAGTTGGCGGCGCTTTTGCAGGCCAGTCACGATCTGACTCTGCACCAGGGCGGAGCTGGTTTGATAGCAGATGCCCATTGGGTTGTGAGCGACTGGTGCCGTCACATTGACGGGCATTCAGCGCCGGTTGTCTATCTGCATGGCGACGATGATCAGGTGACGTCGGTTGAACGGCTGCAGCAGGCTATGGGCGGGCGCAAAAATGTGCAGGTGCGGCTTTGCCGGGACGGTGGCTCGATGCTGCTATACTCGCGCCCGGAACTGGTGCTTGCCGCGCTTGAAGAGCTGGCCGGGACTTAG
- the lipB gene encoding lipoyl(octanoyl) transferase LipB translates to MVEWITSDGLTGYEAAVDFMEARVAAIAAGEARECIWLVEHPPLYTAGTSAKPADLTDPDRFPVHASKRGGQYTYHGPGQRVVYVMLDVGKRGHDVRRFVQQLEHWVILALSQFNVTGHIREGRVGVWVERHDKPLTPAGAKPEDKIAAIGIRLRKWISFHGISINLDPDLSHFDGIVPCGITEHGVTSLIDLGLPVCMDDLDLALRHSFEQVFETR, encoded by the coding sequence ATGGTTGAATGGATTACCAGTGATGGGCTGACGGGCTATGAAGCCGCGGTCGACTTTATGGAGGCCCGGGTTGCCGCCATCGCGGCCGGCGAGGCCCGTGAATGCATCTGGCTGGTTGAACATCCGCCGCTGTATACGGCCGGCACCTCGGCCAAGCCTGCGGATTTAACCGACCCGGATCGTTTTCCCGTCCACGCCAGCAAACGCGGCGGTCAGTATACCTATCATGGACCGGGGCAACGGGTGGTCTATGTGATGCTTGACGTTGGCAAGCGCGGCCATGACGTCCGGCGTTTTGTGCAACAGCTTGAGCACTGGGTGATCCTTGCGCTGAGCCAGTTCAACGTGACCGGGCACATCCGCGAAGGCCGGGTTGGTGTTTGGGTGGAGCGGCACGACAAGCCTCTGACGCCCGCTGGCGCCAAACCCGAGGACAAGATTGCCGCCATCGGTATCCGGTTGCGGAAATGGATCAGTTTCCACGGCATTTCGATCAACCTGGACCCTGACCTGAGCCATTTCGACGGCATTGTGCCCTGTGGCATTACCGAGCACGGGGTGACCAGCCTGATTGATCTGGGCCTGCCGGTGTGCATGGATGACCTCGACCTCGCCCTGCGTCACAGCTTTGAACAGGTCTTCGAGACGCGCTGA
- a CDS encoding IS3 family transposase (programmed frameshift): MAPRPSEEFKRDAVRIALTSGLTRRQVSSDLGVGMSTLCKWIRTYRDADVVSKEDQELANENERLRRENRLLREERELLKKGNNLLCGPKQMRFSFVEKHRNSIPTERLCRIVDVTPRGYRAWRKRPACQRQRGDMVLLAHIREQHRLSLQSYGRPRMVEELKELGLDIGHRRVGRLMRQNGISVVRTRKYKATTDSNHKFNITPNLLNRNFSADRPNQKWVVDISYIWTREGWLYLAVVLDLYSRRVVGWAVSNRMKRDLAIRALNMAITLRRPPKGCIHHSDRGSQYCSQDYQKILRRYGFKVSMSGKGNCYDNAAMETFFKTIKAELIWRHSWQTRRAAEIAIFEYINGFYNPRRRHSALGWKSPLAFEKIAA, translated from the exons ATGGCACCACGACCATCCGAAGAATTCAAACGCGACGCAGTGCGGATCGCACTGACCAGCGGGCTGACCCGCCGACAGGTGTCCTCCGATCTTGGGGTTGGTATGTCCACCCTGTGCAAGTGGATCAGAACCTATCGTGACGCGGACGTTGTTTCGAAAGAGGATCAGGAACTGGCCAATGAGAACGAGCGCCTTCGCCGGGAAAACCGCCTTCTACGTGAGGAGAGGGAGCTGCTAAAAAAAG GCAACAATCTTCTTTGCGGACCAAAGCAAATGAGGTTTTCATTTGTTGAAAAGCACCGCAATAGCATTCCCACAGAGCGACTTTGCCGGATTGTGGATGTCACCCCACGTGGCTACCGAGCCTGGCGCAAACGCCCTGCCTGCCAGCGTCAACGTGGGGATATGGTTCTGTTGGCCCACATCCGGGAGCAGCACCGCCTGAGTTTGCAGAGCTACGGCCGACCGAGAATGGTCGAAGAACTGAAAGAGCTTGGTCTGGATATTGGTCACCGCCGTGTCGGCCGATTGATGCGCCAGAACGGCATATCTGTTGTCAGAACCCGTAAGTACAAGGCCACAACGGACAGCAATCACAAGTTCAACATCACGCCAAACCTGCTGAACCGGAACTTCTCAGCAGATCGACCCAATCAAAAATGGGTTGTTGATATCAGCTACATCTGGACCCGCGAGGGCTGGCTCTATCTGGCCGTGGTTCTGGACCTGTACTCCAGGCGCGTGGTCGGTTGGGCTGTCAGCAACCGGATGAAGCGCGATCTGGCCATACGGGCGCTGAACATGGCCATAACCCTGCGCAGGCCGCCCAAAGGATGCATCCATCATTCTGATAGGGGCAGCCAATATTGCTCGCAGGATTACCAGAAAATCCTGCGCCGGTATGGCTTCAAGGTATCCATGAGCGGCAAGGGTAATTGCTATGATAACGCCGCAATGGAAACCTTCTTCAAAACCATCAAAGCGGAATTGATCTGGCGGCACTCTTGGCAAACCCGCAGGGCTGCTGAGATCGCCATCTTCGAGTACATTAATGGGTTCTATAATCCCCGCCGGAGACACTCGGCATTAGGCTGGAAAAGTCCCTTGGCTTTTGAAAAGATCGCCGCCTAA
- a CDS encoding peptidoglycan-binding domain-containing protein, translating into MYLAAKAGGNQSASRNLENFYENSGNARKLQSHLKQLGYLDGPIDGNFGPASQAALQSFFADATKVR; encoded by the coding sequence TTGTACCTAGCGGCCAAAGCGGGTGGCAACCAATCCGCATCCAGGAATTTGGAAAATTTCTACGAAAATTCGGGTAATGCACGTAAATTGCAATCACACCTCAAGCAGCTTGGATACCTGGATGGCCCCATCGATGGGAATTTTGGCCCAGCATCACAGGCTGCGCTCCAATCATTTTTTGCCGACGCAACCAAGGTGCGCTGA
- a CDS encoding caspase family protein, whose amino-acid sequence MTKHYSQAAAALKIMLLAFLGLMSLPAPLMAENRHALVIGNSAYQNITVLDNTIADAEAYAETFAELGYQVTSLKDLDRNGMEFALADFLEQIQPGDTAVFVYSGHGWSDGKTNFLLPTDVTLQSTEGRMRSMSIPLQNGVNGIVDQIRQAGAAVQVAIIDACRNNIFGKSGTRSAGMTRGLSIEVAPQGAFLIFSAGAGEQALDGLRTDDSSQTLSVFTRYFLPRLKAGMYLEDAINDTQLETARAALGDRNHKQNPAYYDQINGKFCLSGSCIGNVSLAPPTSCSDVRAVWADVKDAQDASVLAAFKKRYAACDIYANLAQSRIDLLAPPQPISAPPLEDLQTRMSRSAAVRQCDRLGLFPGHPDIAAGLAFGTGPDWADLNGAAAESACGAALKEYPDHPRLSASLGRAYDKQEQYEAAHAAYLIAANQGDLASYNNLGILYEDGEGVSQDYALAMQWYRKAAEQGYAYAQNRLGYMYQNGLGVPESDREAATWFRKAAEQGHAEAQYGLGQMYQKGRGVPESDREAATWYRKAAEQGHTMAQNSLGYMYFMGLGVPQSYMEAAAWYRKAAEQGIADAQYNLGQMYRLGRGVPQSDREAATWYRKAAEQGDAEAQYILGELYDNGRGVPQSDIEAVAWYRKAAEQGHVVAQNNLGYMYRKGRGVPQSDREAVAWYRKAAEQGHADAQTNLGYMYFMGLGVPQSDIEAVAWFRKAAEQENAIGQSNLGEMYRDGRGVPQSDIEAVAWFRKAAEQGNATAQSNLDNM is encoded by the coding sequence ATGACAAAACACTATTCGCAGGCAGCGGCTGCCTTGAAAATCATGCTATTGGCGTTCCTGGGTTTGATGTCGCTTCCAGCCCCACTGATGGCTGAGAACCGGCATGCTCTGGTGATTGGCAACTCCGCCTATCAAAATATTACTGTGCTGGACAATACCATTGCCGATGCTGAAGCTTATGCCGAAACCTTTGCTGAACTGGGCTATCAGGTAACGAGCCTTAAGGACCTTGATCGCAACGGCATGGAATTTGCCCTGGCTGATTTCCTCGAGCAGATTCAGCCAGGGGACACCGCAGTTTTTGTGTACTCAGGCCACGGTTGGTCTGACGGTAAAACCAATTTCCTGCTGCCAACCGATGTTACATTACAAAGCACAGAAGGGCGCATGCGCTCAATGTCGATCCCGCTGCAAAATGGGGTGAACGGGATCGTTGACCAGATCCGCCAGGCTGGGGCTGCGGTGCAGGTGGCGATCATTGACGCCTGCCGCAATAATATTTTTGGCAAAAGCGGCACCAGGAGCGCCGGCATGACCCGTGGCTTGTCAATAGAGGTGGCACCGCAGGGCGCATTCCTGATCTTCTCAGCCGGTGCTGGCGAACAGGCACTGGATGGCCTGAGAACCGATGACAGCAGCCAAACCCTATCAGTATTCACCCGGTATTTCCTGCCCCGCCTAAAGGCTGGCATGTACCTGGAAGACGCGATCAACGACACACAATTGGAGACGGCCAGGGCTGCGCTAGGCGATCGCAACCACAAGCAGAACCCGGCCTATTACGACCAGATCAATGGCAAATTCTGCCTGTCCGGATCTTGCATCGGTAATGTTAGCCTCGCCCCACCAACCAGCTGCTCCGACGTCCGTGCGGTTTGGGCCGATGTAAAGGACGCCCAGGATGCCAGTGTTCTAGCGGCATTTAAAAAGAGGTATGCCGCATGTGACATCTACGCAAACCTGGCCCAGTCCCGGATTGACCTGCTGGCACCGCCGCAACCAATTAGCGCACCGCCGCTAGAGGATCTTCAAACCCGCATGTCACGCAGCGCCGCCGTGCGCCAGTGCGATAGGCTTGGATTATTCCCCGGCCATCCGGATATTGCTGCGGGTCTGGCGTTTGGGACAGGACCGGATTGGGCTGATTTGAACGGTGCCGCGGCGGAAAGTGCATGTGGCGCGGCGCTGAAGGAATACCCGGATCACCCACGACTGTCTGCATCATTAGGCCGAGCCTATGATAAACAAGAACAATACGAGGCAGCACATGCAGCCTATTTGATAGCCGCGAACCAGGGCGATCTCGCCAGTTACAACAATCTAGGTATTTTATACGAAGATGGCGAAGGCGTTTCCCAAGACTATGCGTTGGCAATGCAATGGTATCGCAAAGCCGCAGAACAGGGGTATGCATACGCGCAGAACCGGCTTGGCTACATGTACCAAAATGGACTTGGCGTTCCGGAAAGCGACAGAGAAGCAGCTACCTGGTTTCGCAAAGCCGCAGAACAAGGGCATGCAGAAGCTCAGTACGGTCTTGGCCAGATGTACCAAAAGGGACGTGGCGTTCCGGAAAGCGACAGAGAAGCAGCTACCTGGTATCGCAAAGCCGCAGAACAAGGGCATACAATGGCTCAGAACAGTCTTGGCTACATGTACTTCATGGGACTTGGCGTTCCGCAAAGCTACATGGAAGCAGCTGCCTGGTATCGCAAAGCCGCAGAACAAGGGATTGCAGACGCTCAGTACAATCTTGGCCAGATGTACCGATTGGGACGTGGCGTACCGCAAAGCGACAGAGAAGCAGCTACCTGGTATCGCAAAGCCGCAGAACAAGGGGATGCAGAAGCTCAGTACATTCTGGGCGAATTGTACGACAATGGACGTGGCGTTCCGCAAAGCGACATAGAAGCAGTTGCTTGGTATCGCAAAGCCGCAGAACAGGGGCATGTAGTTGCTCAGAACAATCTTGGCTACATGTACCGAAAGGGACGTGGCGTTCCGCAAAGCGACAGAGAAGCAGTTGCTTGGTATCGCAAAGCCGCAGAACAAGGGCATGCAGACGCTCAGACCAATCTTGGCTACATGTACTTCATGGGACTTGGCGTTCCGCAAAGCGACATAGAAGCAGTTGCTTGGTTTCGCAAAGCCGCAGAACAAGAGAATGCAATCGGTCAGAGCAATCTTGGCGAAATGTACCGAGACGGACGTGGGGTTCCGCAAAGCGACATAGAAGCCGTTGCTTGGTTTCGCAAAGCCGCAGAACAAGGGAATGCAACCGCTCAGAGCAATCTTGACAACATGTAG
- a CDS encoding UDP-glucuronic acid decarboxylase family protein: protein MTGGCGFIGSHLIDRLIEAGHEVLCVDNLLTGNKQNVEHLLGHPRFEYLCHDVTNPLHVEVDEIYNLACPASPAKYQRDPLHTMKTLVLGAINILDLAKRLDIKVLQASTSEIYGDPKEHPQRESYWGHVNPLGPRACYDEGKRCAETLFMDYHRQLNVQIKIARIFNTYGPRMSIDDGRVVSSFVLQALQNEDISIFGDGSQTRSFCYVEDMVTALIDLMGTGPEVTGPVNLGMPHEIPVVELAQQILTKVGSQSKIAFRPLPVDDPRQRLPDISLAREILDWQPQVSLKDGLDRTITYYRGRLIDAA, encoded by the coding sequence GTGACAGGCGGCTGTGGGTTTATTGGGTCACATCTCATTGATCGTCTGATCGAGGCGGGTCATGAGGTGCTATGTGTCGATAATTTGCTGACCGGCAACAAGCAAAATGTTGAGCATCTGCTGGGTCATCCCCGTTTCGAGTATCTGTGCCACGATGTGACAAACCCGCTGCATGTCGAGGTGGACGAGATTTATAATCTGGCTTGCCCAGCATCTCCGGCGAAATACCAGCGCGATCCGCTCCACACCATGAAAACCCTGGTGTTGGGGGCAATCAACATTCTCGATTTGGCCAAGCGTCTCGATATCAAAGTATTGCAGGCTTCAACCAGCGAAATTTATGGCGATCCGAAGGAGCATCCGCAACGGGAAAGCTATTGGGGGCATGTGAACCCGCTTGGGCCCAGAGCCTGTTACGATGAGGGAAAACGCTGCGCGGAAACGCTGTTCATGGATTATCATCGACAGCTCAATGTGCAGATCAAAATCGCTCGTATATTCAACACCTATGGGCCGAGGATGAGTATTGATGATGGGCGGGTGGTCTCGTCTTTTGTGCTTCAGGCCCTGCAAAATGAGGACATCAGTATATTCGGTGACGGCTCTCAAACGCGGTCCTTTTGCTATGTCGAGGATATGGTGACCGCGCTGATCGACCTGATGGGGACCGGACCAGAGGTGACTGGGCCGGTTAACCTGGGAATGCCGCATGAAATCCCCGTTGTGGAACTGGCGCAGCAGATTTTGACCAAAGTCGGGTCACAATCCAAAATTGCCTTCCGCCCGCTGCCAGTGGACGATCCTCGGCAACGTCTGCCCGATATTTCCCTGGCCCGCGAAATTCTTGACTGGCAACCGCAGGTGTCTCTCAAGGACGGGCTTGACCGGACGATCACCTATTATCGGGGTCGCTTGATTGATGCGGCTTGA
- a CDS encoding glycosyltransferase 61 family protein, whose protein sequence is MGFVVPLVHVWPEVVARAAGRPIYVRSCAVMDPILKALKLEGLCILPLSKHRSLKQNAKKLRKAGHRLDYVSVPGFDTPAEYDAEVFLEVRAKLFDQLAVEIAAERVLLEPMFKGDGPRVIIIDRLPPDPFYSSRDCESKGAGSERRSVENMSELADLARSRFTSVAVVTLEGRSLAYQMAMFSMADIIVAQHGAALANLLWARSGANVVEILSSRHIGHKFVPFFFSDLSAAMGLHHDVIHQPSDHGPVCVKDFAVLMDALAQSHDICPGHLIQHSGTVATGGGFIPQNRP, encoded by the coding sequence ATGGGTTTCGTCGTACCGCTGGTCCATGTCTGGCCCGAGGTCGTTGCCAGGGCCGCGGGGCGACCGATCTATGTGCGCAGCTGTGCTGTGATGGACCCGATCCTAAAGGCGCTTAAGCTAGAGGGACTGTGCATCCTTCCGCTATCGAAACACCGGTCGCTAAAGCAAAATGCCAAAAAGCTACGCAAAGCCGGGCATCGGTTGGATTATGTATCGGTGCCGGGCTTCGACACGCCTGCTGAATATGATGCCGAAGTATTTTTGGAAGTGCGGGCTAAGTTATTTGATCAGCTTGCCGTCGAAATCGCGGCAGAGCGGGTTTTGCTGGAGCCGATGTTCAAAGGAGATGGGCCAAGGGTTATCATCATCGACCGGTTGCCGCCTGACCCCTTCTACAGCTCCAGAGATTGTGAATCGAAGGGCGCGGGCTCCGAAAGGCGTTCGGTTGAAAACATGAGCGAGTTGGCTGATCTGGCGCGTAGCCGGTTCACTTCAGTGGCAGTGGTTACGCTGGAAGGGCGAAGCTTGGCATATCAGATGGCCATGTTTTCCATGGCTGATATCATTGTTGCGCAACATGGCGCTGCCTTGGCCAACCTGCTTTGGGCGCGCAGCGGTGCCAATGTTGTAGAGATCCTGTCGAGCAGGCATATCGGGCATAAATTTGTCCCGTTCTTTTTCTCGGATCTATCGGCAGCAATGGGGCTTCATCATGATGTAATTCACCAACCCAGCGACCACGGCCCTGTCTGCGTGAAAGATTTTGCTGTTCTGATGGATGCACTTGCGCAGTCACATGATATTTGCCCCGGTCACCTGATACAGCACTCCGGGACTGTGGCTACAGGAGGTGGATTTATCCCGCAGAACAGACCGTGA
- a CDS encoding long-chain-fatty-acid--CoA ligase gives MQISSLLRRAAQINPDGIATIFQERQQSWRQMADRVARLAGALQLLGMGPGDRVALLSLNSDRFLEYFYATVWGGGAMMPMNTRWAPAECAYALNDAGAEILLVDDAFKDAALAIKPLVPGLKTIVYCGDGDTPAGMENYEDMLAAAEPAVDAGRGGDDLAGIFYTGGTTGFPKGVMLSHTNFYVGGVSNAHEMNMRDGTVYLHAAPMFHIADLIWFTALTFMAGTHVVIPTFTPDGTLEAIEKHRPSQTLLVPVMLQMILRSDKLANTDISSLTQIAYGASPITESVLIEAFGKFPNVAFLQAFGQTELSPVATILQTDYHVLEGPKAGKLRSAGRPTRVCEIRIVDEDNNELPQGSVGQISVKGPITMLGYWNNPEVTAETIRDGWLLTGDAGYMDSEGFIFLMDRLKDMIVSGGENVYSAEVENALGQHPAVATSAVIGIPSDQWGESVHAIVILHPDATVTPAELQAHCHQLIAGYKCPRSVEFRSDPLPLSGANKVLKTELRKPYWQGQTRQIS, from the coding sequence ATGCAGATTTCATCCCTCCTCAGACGGGCCGCTCAAATCAACCCGGATGGCATTGCCACGATCTTTCAGGAGCGCCAGCAAAGTTGGCGCCAGATGGCGGATCGGGTGGCCCGGCTGGCGGGCGCACTGCAGCTTCTGGGCATGGGGCCCGGCGACCGGGTGGCACTGCTGTCGCTGAACTCGGATCGGTTCCTTGAGTATTTCTATGCCACCGTCTGGGGTGGTGGGGCGATGATGCCGATGAACACCCGCTGGGCGCCGGCCGAATGCGCCTACGCGTTGAACGATGCCGGTGCCGAGATCTTGCTGGTGGACGATGCCTTCAAAGACGCAGCCTTGGCGATCAAGCCGCTGGTGCCGGGGCTGAAGACAATTGTTTACTGCGGCGATGGTGACACCCCTGCGGGCATGGAAAACTACGAGGACATGCTGGCGGCGGCTGAGCCGGCGGTAGATGCCGGGCGCGGCGGCGATGATCTGGCGGGTATCTTTTATACCGGCGGCACCACAGGCTTTCCCAAGGGGGTGATGCTGTCGCATACCAATTTCTATGTCGGTGGCGTGTCAAACGCGCATGAAATGAACATGCGCGACGGCACCGTCTATCTGCATGCCGCGCCGATGTTCCACATTGCCGATCTGATCTGGTTCACCGCCCTTACCTTTATGGCCGGCACCCATGTGGTGATCCCGACGTTCACCCCCGATGGGACGCTGGAGGCGATTGAAAAACATCGCCCTAGCCAGACCCTGCTGGTGCCGGTGATGCTGCAAATGATCCTGCGCAGTGACAAGCTGGCCAATACTGATATTTCGTCGCTGACCCAGATTGCCTATGGGGCGTCGCCGATCACGGAATCTGTTTTGATCGAGGCGTTTGGGAAATTCCCCAATGTGGCGTTCCTGCAGGCCTTTGGCCAGACCGAGCTCAGCCCGGTGGCGACCATTCTGCAAACGGATTATCATGTGCTGGAGGGGCCAAAGGCCGGCAAGCTGCGCTCGGCTGGGCGGCCGACACGGGTCTGCGAAATCCGTATCGTGGACGAAGACAACAATGAACTGCCGCAGGGCTCTGTGGGCCAGATTTCGGTCAAGGGGCCAATCACCATGCTGGGCTATTGGAACAATCCCGAAGTCACCGCCGAGACCATCCGCGATGGCTGGCTGCTGACGGGCGATGCCGGCTATATGGATAGCGAAGGGTTCATCTTTTTGATGGATCGGCTGAAGGATATGATCGTCTCGGGCGGCGAAAACGTCTATTCCGCCGAGGTGGAAAATGCGCTGGGGCAGCACCCGGCAGTGGCCACCAGTGCGGTGATCGGTATCCCCAGCGATCAATGGGGCGAAAGCGTCCATGCCATTGTGATCCTGCATCCCGATGCCACGGTCACCCCGGCTGAATTGCAGGCCCATTGTCACCAGTTGATCGCCGGCTACAAATGCCCGCGAAGCGTTGAATTCCGCAGTGACCCGCTGCCGCTTTCGGGCGCCAACAAGGTGCTCAAGACCGAGTTGCGCAAACCCTATTGGCAGGGCCAGACGCGGCAGATTTCCTAA